The Streptomyces puniciscabiei genomic interval ACCACGGCCGAGCCCGGCGGCGCGCTCGCCCGGCTCGCCGCCCGTCGCGCACTGCGCGTGCAGGTGCGCGGCGCGGGACGGGTCGGTGCGGTGCTCGCCTCGGCGCTCTCGGGCGCCGGAGTCGGCGAGGTCGACGTGCGCGACGTGGGACGCGTGGAGCCGTGGGACGTGGCGCCGGGCGGGCTGCCCGCCGAGTCGCTCGGCGAGCGCCGCGAGTCGGCGGCGCGGGCCGCCGTGCGCCGTGCGGCACCCGACCGCCCACCCCGTCGCGCCCATTCCCCCGGCTCCGGCGCCCAGGACCCCGGGCTCTCCCTGGTGGTCCTCACGCCCCGGGACGAAGTCGCCGTGCACGCGCCGGACCCGGCCGACGCCGAGCCGCTCATGGCCTCCGGAACGCCCCACCTGTACGCCGGCGTGGTCGAGGGCACCGGAGTCGTCGGACCGCTCGTCGTACCCGGCGAGTCGGGCTGCGCCCGCTGTCTGCACCTCGACCGCGGGGACCGGGACCCGGCCTGGCCGCGACTGACCGCCCAGTGGCGGTGCGCCAGGGCCCGCCGGGTGGGCGCCTGCGATCTGACGCTGGCCACGGCGGTCGCCGGACTGGCCGCGGCGCACGCGCTGGCCTTCCTCGACGGGGAGTCGCCGTCCAGCACGGGCACCCGCTGGGAGGCCTCCACGCCCGGCCTCGACTGGCACGCCCGACCGGTCAGGCCGCATCCGGCGTGCGGGTGCGGCGCTGCGGAGAGACCGAAAGAGGAGCACTCCTCAAACGACGGCGAGGCGCGCGAGACAATGGCGGTGCAACGGCCGTCGACGGAGCGACGACGCACAGCGGGCGCGGCGCGGCCGACTGGGACCTGGAGGGCGCATGTCTGATCTTCCCCGGAAGGCGGTCACCCGTACCGCCAAGCTCGCCGCGCTCCCGCTCGGCTTCGCCGGCCGGGCCACCTGGGGGCTGGGCAAGCGGATCGTGGGCGAGTCCGCGGAGATCGTCGGCCGTGAACTGCAACAGCGCACGGCGGAGCAGCTCTTCAAGGTGCTCGGCGAGCTCAAGGGCGGGGCCATGAAGTTCGGGCAGGCCCTGTCCGTCTTCGAATCCGCCCTGCCCGAGGAGATCGCCGGTCCCTACCGCGCGGCGCTGACCAAGCTCCAGGAGGCGGCACCGCCGATGCCGACCCGCACGGTGCACGCGGTGCTCGAGGCGCGGCTCGGTCCGGACTGGCGTGATCTGTTCGAGGAGTTCGAGGACAAGCCTGCCGCCGCGGCCTCGATCGGGCAGGTGCACCGGGCGGTGTGGCACGACGGCCGTGAGGTGGCGGTCAAGGTGCAGTACCCGGGCGCCGGCGAGGCCCTGCTCTCCGATCTGAGCCAACTGAGCCGTTTCGCCCGTCTGTTGGGGCCGCTGATTCCCGGCATGGACATCAAGCCGCTCATCGCGGAGCTGAGGGACCGCGTCTCCGAGGAGCTGGACTACGCACTGGAGGCGCAGGCCCAGACCGTTCACGCGGAGGAGTTCGCGGACGACCCCGACGTGGTGGTCCCGGCGGTGGTGCACCAGTGCGATCAGGTCCTGGTGACCGAGTGGATCGACGGCATCCCCCTGTCGGAGGTGATCTCCGACGGCACCCCGGAGCAGCGCGACCGTGCCGGCCAGCTCCTGGCCCGGTTCCTCTTCTCGGGCCCGGCCCGCACCGGCCTGCTGCACGCCGACCCGCATCCCGGCAACTTCCGGCTGCTGCCCGGCGGCCCGGCCGGGGAGGACGACTGGCGTCTGGGCGTCCTGGACTTCGGCACGGTCGACCGGCTGCCCGGCGGTCTGCCGACACCGATCGGCGTCTCGCTGCGCATGACGCTGGACGGCGAGGCGGAGACGGTCTACGAACTCCTCTGCGAGGAGGGATTCGTGAAGGAGTCCATAGAGCTGGACCCCGACGCGGTCCTCGACTACCTGCTGCCGATCATCGAACCGGCCCGCGTCGACGCGTTCACCTTCAACCGCACCTGGATGCGCAACCAGGCCGCCCGCATCGCCGACCCCCGCTCCCCCGCCTACCAGCTGGGCAAGCGGCTCAACCTGCCGCCCGCCTATCTGCTGATCCACCGGGTGACGCTGAGCACCATCGGCGTGCTGTGCCAACTCGGCGCCACGGTACGGCTCCGCGAGGAACTGCAGGAGTGGCTGCCGGGCTTCGCGCTGGAAGAAGAGCTGGCTGAGACGGAGGAGGAGGGGACGGCAGCGGAGGCGTGACCGGGACCGGGGGGAGGGAGGGGGAGGGAGGGGGCGGGGGGAGGGGGCGGGGGGAGGGGCCCCCGAGCAGCGGCTCACCACCAGGACGAGTCCAGCCGCCCCTCGATCGCCCTCAGGTTCTCCCTGGAGCAGGTGTCGCAGAAGTACTGGCGGACGCCGTTCTCCACGGAGCAGGTCCAGGTGGCCGGCGGGGGACCGTCGGCGGGGGCGCCGCACCGGGCGCACACGAGTACACGGCGCTCCGGGGTGGAGCCGCCCTGATCACTTCCTCCGGGAAGACTCGTCACCTCGCGACGATAACTCCGCGGGCGGCGGATCGCCGTACAACGCACCGCGGCGGGGACAACGCGCCGCGGGGGCCGGTCCGTTCGGTCGGACCGGCCCCCGCGCAGAAGGCTTCGCCTCTCCAGGGCCGGGAGGCTACCTCTTCTGTTGGTGTGATCGTTACTGCATGACCGCCATGGCGAGCGCGCGCCGGGCGCGCAGCGAGGCGCGCTCGGCCCGGCGCTGCATCCGCTGGGCGACCGCCAGGCGGACGGCCCGGCGTTCCCGCACGGCGTCGTCGAGTCGTTCGTGCATATGCGCACGAGCCAGGGCTTCTTGCATGAGTTGCATCTCTCGGGTCCTGTTCTGGCGCGCTTCGGTCGCGCCGGTGGTGGTGACGTCTGGTGTCGCGGAGCCGGCGGGCTCGCTGGTGGACGGCTTCATCGGGGCCTGCTTCTGGGGGTCGTGCGTGAGGGGGCGATCGATCGTTCCTGCGGTGTTCATGCCGTGACCGGGTTCTTCCGCGGGCGGCCACGCGGCCGCTTCCGGGCGACGACGACACCCTGGACGAAGAGCTCGCCACCCCAGACGCCCCAGGGCTCGCGCCGCTCCTTGGCGCCGGCGAGGCAGGCCTCGATCAGCGGGCAGGTGCGGCAGAGGGACTTGGCGTACTCGACGTCGGCCGGCGACTCGGCGAAGAAGACCTCCGGGTCGTAGGAGCGGCAGGGGACGGGTACGCCGAGGTTCTCGATGGCGTCGTCGAGCGCGGTGAGCGCGGTGAGGGGGGTCAAGGTGGAGTCCTCCGTGAGGCCGGGCGGGGGGATCGTTTGCGAAGGCGGTACGGACGGGGCGTGCGCTTCGAGTTGCACGGTTGGTCTTCCTCGTCTGGTCGGTCCGGCCGGTTGACCGGGTGTCGGCTGGGTACCGGGTTCTTTTCTTGTCCCGAGGCCCCTTCGCTCCGTCGTCCCCGTTTTGGGGAAAACAGAAGGGCCGCGGATCCCGGATGGGGTTCCGCGGCCCTGAAGGCGCCGGCCTGATCGAATCAGGCTGGATCACTCCAGGGTTCTGGCCCACGGAAGGCCCACATCAGGTGGTGCTGCGTCGTCTGCTTCCGGAATCCGGCACCGGCCGCCGCAAAGGCATAGGCCTGCGCCTGTGCCGCTACTGCTTCCAGTGCCTTGGTCGGTCGCTCATTGCGCTCACGGACGGGAAGGCCCGCGAGAGCGACGGAGGACGCCGGACGGTCGGCACGAATGCCGGACAGACCGGTGCCCTGGTGGGAGGCGCCGAGCATGCACAGGGAGACGGTCGGGCGATCGGTCAGTTTGGCCGTGCTGATGGTGCTGCTGTTGATGCTGATCACTGGACTCGCCTCCTCTCGGCGTCTCGAGGACTGGGGTGAACCAGTCCGTTCGGATGTGCAAGTACATCACGGAGCCGGGCCCTTCGAGAAGGCCGCTGCGTCCGTGCCTAGAACCTATGGGGATTGCCGGGGCATGCGCAAACTATTTTTTCGACGAGTTCGCATCAGTCGTCCTCGTCGCCCTCCCCGACCTCGTGGCCTGCGCAGATGGCCAGAACGTCGGTTCCGTAGCTGCGCAGCTTGCGGCTGAGGACACCGGGGATGCGGGAGAGTTCGGCCGGAGTCCCGGGCCGGGCCTCGGCGATGGCCATCAGGGTGCGGTCGGTGAAGACGCAGAAGTCCGGCTGTCCGCTGCGCTCGGCTTGGACGGCCCGCCACTCCCGCAGCCGTTCGTAGAGCCCCTCGTCCATGTCCGAGGGACAGTCCTCGCAGCGCATCAGCTTCATCTCGCCCGCGTCGGTGAGCGTGCGGCCGCAGACCCGGCAGCGGGCAGGGGTGCGCTGGGTACGGCGGGGAGCGGCGATGGCGCCGGTGGTGGTCCCGCGCTCGACGCCTCCGGTCGCGGCGGCGCCGCTGCGGCCGACGGTGGCCGTGGTGCCGGGGCGCAGTCCGTCGAGGAAGCGGCTGGGCCGGCGGTTGGGGCGGGTGCCGGGTGACCGGGACAGCGCCCAGGACAGGTGGAGCCGTTCCCGCGCACGGGTGACGCCCACGTAGAGCAGCCGGCGTTCCTCCTCGATCTGCTCGTCGGTCCTGGCGTAGGTGATGGGCAGCATGCCCTCGGCGATGCCGACCAGGAAGACGACGTCCCACTCCAGGCCCTTGGCGGCGTGCAGGGAGGCGAGGGTGACGCCCTGGACGGTCGGGGCGTGCTGGGCGTTCGCCCGCTCGTCGAGTTCCGTCACGAAGTCGCCGAGGGTGGCGCCGGGTCTGGCGGCGGCGAGGTCGTGGGCGAGGCCGACCAGGGCGGCGAGGGACTCCCAGCGCTCTCTGGCGGCGCCGGAGCCGGCCGGGGGCTCGGTGGTCCAGCCCTCCGAGGACAGGACGGCACGCACCTGGGAGGGCAGGTCCACGGCGTCGTCCAGCAGGGAGTCGTTGCCGCCGAAGCGGGCCGCGCCGCGCAGGGCGATGCCGGCCTTGCGCACCTCGGGCCGGTCGAAGAAGCGCTCGGCGCCGCGCAGCTGGTAGGGGACGCCGGCGTCGGCGAGGGCCTGCTCGTAGGTCTCGGACTGGGCGTTCGTGCGGAACAGGACGGCGATCTCGGCGGCGGGGACGCCCGCGTCGATCAGCTCGCGGATGCGGCGGGCGGCGCCTTCGGCCTCGGCCGGCTCGTCGGTGTACTCGGTGTAGACGGGTTCGGGGCCGGCGGGGCGCTGGGAGACGAGTTCCAGCCGGTGGTCGGCGGCGCGGCCGCGGGCCTGGGCGAGCAGGCCGTTGGCGAGGTGGACCACCTGGGGGGTGGAGCGGTAGTCGCGGACGAGTTTGACGACCGTGGCGCCGGGGTGCCGGGTGCGGAAGTCGAGGAGGTGGTCGGGCGTTGCGCCCGTGAACGAGTAGATGGTCTGGCTGGCGTCGCCGACGACGCAGAGGTTGTCGCGGTCGCCGAGCCAGAGGTCCAGCAGCCGCTGCTGCAGGGGGCTGACGTCCTGGTATTCGTCGACGACGAAGTGCTGGTACTGCGCGCGGACCTGTTCGGCGATGTCGTGCCGGTCCTGCAGGATGGCGACGGTGAGCAGCAGGACGTCCTCGAAGTCGATCACGGCGCGGTCGCGCTTGAGGTCTTCGTAGGCCGCGTAGAGGTGGGCGACCTCGGTGGGGTCGCGCGGGGCCTCGCGGCCGGCCTTCGCGGCCGCGTACGGGTAGTCGGCGGGGATGGTCTGGGTGACCTTGGACCATTCGATCTCGGCGGTGACGTCCCGCAGCTCGC includes:
- a CDS encoding TOMM precursor leader peptide-binding protein, with translation MHPVMKPALRRGWRDRETVQFGMTAAHALTLGPMDPATRGFLDLLDGTRGLPLLREEGRRMRLPAGHVDTLLARLTRAGLIDDARGGGRAADALRAKTDVLRHLRPDLAALSLTTAEPGGALARLAARRALRVQVRGAGRVGAVLASALSGAGVGEVDVRDVGRVEPWDVAPGGLPAESLGERRESAARAAVRRAAPDRPPRRAHSPGSGAQDPGLSLVVLTPRDEVAVHAPDPADAEPLMASGTPHLYAGVVEGTGVVGPLVVPGESGCARCLHLDRGDRDPAWPRLTAQWRCARARRVGACDLTLATAVAGLAAAHALAFLDGESPSSTGTRWEASTPGLDWHARPVRPHPACGCGAAERPKEEHSSNDGEARETMAVQRPSTERRRTAGAARPTGTWRAHV
- a CDS encoding ABC1 kinase family protein, whose product is MSDLPRKAVTRTAKLAALPLGFAGRATWGLGKRIVGESAEIVGRELQQRTAEQLFKVLGELKGGAMKFGQALSVFESALPEEIAGPYRAALTKLQEAAPPMPTRTVHAVLEARLGPDWRDLFEEFEDKPAAAASIGQVHRAVWHDGREVAVKVQYPGAGEALLSDLSQLSRFARLLGPLIPGMDIKPLIAELRDRVSEELDYALEAQAQTVHAEEFADDPDVVVPAVVHQCDQVLVTEWIDGIPLSEVISDGTPEQRDRAGQLLARFLFSGPARTGLLHADPHPGNFRLLPGGPAGEDDWRLGVLDFGTVDRLPGGLPTPIGVSLRMTLDGEAETVYELLCEEGFVKESIELDPDAVLDYLLPIIEPARVDAFTFNRTWMRNQAARIADPRSPAYQLGKRLNLPPAYLLIHRVTLSTIGVLCQLGATVRLREELQEWLPGFALEEELAETEEEGTAAEA
- a CDS encoding WhiB family transcriptional regulator, translated to MQLEAHAPSVPPSQTIPPPGLTEDSTLTPLTALTALDDAIENLGVPVPCRSYDPEVFFAESPADVEYAKSLCRTCPLIEACLAGAKERREPWGVWGGELFVQGVVVARKRPRGRPRKNPVTA
- a CDS encoding ATP-dependent DNA helicase UvrD2, encoding MTAATHSTLFPRTPDSADAVLEGLDPEQRAVATALHGPVCVLAGAGTGKTRAITHRIAYGVRAGILQPSSVLAVTFTNRAAGEMRGRLRQLGAHGVQARTFHSAALRQLQYFWPKAIGGGMPRLVDRKIQLVADAAASLGTRLDRGELRDVTAEIEWSKVTQTIPADYPYAAAKAGREAPRDPTEVAHLYAAYEDLKRDRAVIDFEDVLLLTVAILQDRHDIAEQVRAQYQHFVVDEYQDVSPLQQRLLDLWLGDRDNLCVVGDASQTIYSFTGATPDHLLDFRTRHPGATVVKLVRDYRSTPQVVHLANGLLAQARGRAADHRLELVSQRPAGPEPVYTEYTDEPAEAEGAARRIRELIDAGVPAAEIAVLFRTNAQSETYEQALADAGVPYQLRGAERFFDRPEVRKAGIALRGAARFGGNDSLLDDAVDLPSQVRAVLSSEGWTTEPPAGSGAARERWESLAALVGLAHDLAAARPGATLGDFVTELDERANAQHAPTVQGVTLASLHAAKGLEWDVVFLVGIAEGMLPITYARTDEQIEEERRLLYVGVTRARERLHLSWALSRSPGTRPNRRPSRFLDGLRPGTTATVGRSGAAATGGVERGTTTGAIAAPRRTQRTPARCRVCGRTLTDAGEMKLMRCEDCPSDMDEGLYERLREWRAVQAERSGQPDFCVFTDRTLMAIAEARPGTPAELSRIPGVLSRKLRSYGTDVLAICAGHEVGEGDEDD